A stretch of the Solanum dulcamara chromosome 6, daSolDulc1.2, whole genome shotgun sequence genome encodes the following:
- the LOC129892832 gene encoding uncharacterized protein LOC129892832: MAKKVPQINHLSFADDIIIFSLRRSYTLQLIMETLHTYESVSGQLINRDKSSFVVPSNAFRYTVKRIKKVTGFKQKSIPITYLGYRLYIGRQKIIYYYDLIAKVVARITGWQAKIVSYGGRVTLIKHVIQALPVHLLSASSPPATTIKQIQKITANFFWRWMNDTIGLPGRTLVIPMMNEVLV, encoded by the coding sequence ATGGCAAAAAAGGTCCCTCAGATTAATCATCtcagttttgcagatgacattatcatattctcattaagGAGATCTTATACATTGCAGCTCATCATGGAGACACTCCATACTTATGAGAGTGTCTCTGGCCAACTGATTAATAGAGACAAGAGTAGTTTCGTGGTACCCTCAAATGCTTTTAGGTAtacagtgaagaggatcaagaagGTTACTGGTTTCAAGCAAAAAAGCATCCCTATTACATACTTGGGATATCGCCTTTACATAGGCAGGCAAAAGATCATATATTATTATGACCTTATTGCTAAGGTTGTAGCTAGAATAACAGGTTGGCAAGCAAAGATTGTcagctatggaggtagagttACATTGATtaagcatgttattcaagccCTCCCTGTCCATTTGCTCTCAGCTAGTTCCCCTCCTGCAACTACCATCAAGCAAATACAGAAAATCACTGCTAATTTCTTTTGGAGATGGATGAATGATACCATTGGTCTTCCTGGAAGAACCTTAGTTATCCCTATGATGAATGAGGTATTGGTGTGA